The following proteins are encoded in a genomic region of Enterocloster clostridioformis:
- a CDS encoding PTS sugar transporter subunit IIC — MNNWIQEKLLPKILWFVNTRPVTAVKEGIIYTIPLIIVGSVALILSNFPVPAVVAFLSDHGLIDILNQAYMATFNINAIIAVLGISYQYILMEKQEPLGGAVIALGSFLIFQPSSVSVTNDAGEVIGTVSNVINRTWTAGQGMIGAIICGLLVGYIYSWFLKKNIRIKMPAGVPVGVTNAFSALVPAFVIISGATVLHGVCDIAAGTTVIEQIYSIIQIPLQGLTDSFGAIIIYAFIVSFLWFFGVHGATIMSGIMQGILQANYLDNQAILDTGLELTKANGGHIVTQQFIELFVTATGSGITIGIVLYMVALAKSKQFKALGKISVVPGIFNINEPILFGLPIVMNPLMAVPFILTPIVVGIIEYVAIAAGLCPMYSGVYVPWTTPPIISGLIAGGWRTALLQVVMLVVSFVIYLPFVRKLDLAALENEKAAAESEDDDEDW; from the coding sequence ATGAATAATTGGATACAGGAGAAACTTCTGCCAAAAATCCTGTGGTTTGTAAATACACGGCCTGTTACCGCTGTAAAAGAGGGAATTATTTATACGATTCCTCTGATCATCGTCGGATCTGTGGCTCTGATCCTTTCAAACTTCCCGGTTCCGGCAGTTGTGGCCTTTTTAAGTGACCACGGTCTGATCGACATACTGAACCAGGCATACATGGCTACCTTTAATATCAATGCCATTATTGCCGTTCTCGGAATTTCCTATCAGTACATCCTGATGGAAAAACAGGAGCCTCTCGGCGGGGCAGTGATCGCTCTGGGTTCGTTTTTGATCTTCCAGCCCTCCTCTGTCTCCGTCACTAATGATGCGGGTGAGGTTATTGGAACGGTTTCCAATGTGATCAATCGTACCTGGACTGCCGGACAGGGTATGATCGGCGCTATTATCTGCGGCCTTTTAGTTGGATATATCTACTCATGGTTTTTGAAAAAGAATATCCGTATCAAGATGCCTGCCGGAGTTCCCGTCGGCGTTACCAATGCCTTCTCTGCTTTGGTTCCTGCCTTTGTTATCATTTCCGGCGCAACCGTCCTTCATGGAGTCTGTGATATTGCTGCCGGGACTACGGTGATTGAGCAGATTTACTCAATTATCCAGATTCCGCTGCAGGGTCTTACCGATTCCTTTGGTGCTATAATTATCTATGCCTTTATTGTATCCTTCCTGTGGTTCTTCGGCGTTCACGGCGCTACGATCATGAGCGGCATTATGCAGGGCATCCTGCAGGCAAACTATCTGGATAACCAGGCAATTCTGGATACCGGACTGGAGCTGACAAAGGCAAACGGCGGACACATCGTAACTCAGCAGTTTATCGAGCTGTTTGTAACTGCTACCGGCTCCGGTATCACAATCGGAATCGTACTGTACATGGTTGCCCTGGCAAAATCCAAGCAGTTTAAGGCACTGGGAAAGATTTCAGTAGTTCCTGGGATCTTCAATATAAATGAGCCGATTCTGTTTGGCTTGCCCATTGTTATGAACCCGCTTATGGCAGTTCCATTTATCTTAACGCCAATCGTAGTCGGAATTATAGAGTATGTTGCGATTGCAGCAGGGCTCTGCCCCATGTACAGCGGAGTTTACGTTCCCTGGACGACCCCGCCTATCATTTCCGGCCTGATTGCGGGAGGCTGGCGCACAGCGCTTCTTCAGGTTGTTATGCTGGTTGTCTCCTTTGTTATCTATCTTCCCTTTGTCCGCAAGCTGGATCTGGCGGCTCTGGAAAATGAAAAGGCTGCTGCCGAAAGCGAAGACGATGATGAGGACTGGTAG
- a CDS encoding PTS sugar transporter subunit IIB, whose product MVIRLFCAAGMSTSVLVEKMKEAAKEKGKDAEIAAYPISEMEARLDGVDVALLGPQIGFQLGKAKGLCEPKGIPVDVIPMADYGTCNGMNVLKFAYKLVKNSK is encoded by the coding sequence ATGGTAATTCGTTTGTTCTGTGCTGCCGGAATGTCTACCAGCGTTTTAGTTGAAAAAATGAAAGAGGCTGCTAAAGAAAAGGGAAAGGATGCAGAGATTGCTGCTTATCCGATTAGTGAGATGGAGGCTCGTCTGGACGGTGTAGACGTAGCCTTGTTAGGTCCTCAGATTGGTTTTCAGTTAGGGAAGGCAAAAGGATTATGTGAGCCTAAGGGCATTCCGGTTGATGTTATCCCTATGGCGGATTATGGAACCTGTAATGGTATGAACGTATTAAAATTCGCTTATAAACTGGTAAAAAATTCAAAATAA
- a CDS encoding BglG family transcription antiterminator — protein MTGKRTGGNLVENAVNFVIPENIDQLSLRILQLISNEYHLDILNDFDIRMTLNQHLVPFDIRMRYEIPLKNPLLQEIKENYSLAYQAARIAANVLSDIYKRPIPEDEIGYFALIFQLALEKQQCKRRSNILIICSSGKVSSQLLKYKYQKEFAEYLDNIWVCDVAALESFNFSQIDFILTTVPITRKIPVPIIEIEHFLDDENKRKVADTLTLNDIERAICTYYRPERFLPHISGNTKQEVLANIYKVIQSQEKVDDDFLELVMEREQLIQMNYGTQIAIPHPLHIASEHSFAYVAILPEPVSWNGSPVQVVLLISIGRTGDSEEMRRLFYETTARFSLNKTAVEALIESPYYSTFIQLLKNR, from the coding sequence ATGACAGGAAAACGGACTGGCGGCAACCTTGTTGAAAATGCTGTAAATTTTGTTATCCCTGAAAACATCGATCAGCTAAGCCTTCGTATACTTCAGCTGATCAGCAACGAATACCATCTTGATATCCTGAATGACTTTGACATTCGCATGACTTTGAATCAGCACCTCGTTCCTTTTGATATACGGATGCGTTATGAAATACCCCTGAAAAATCCATTACTTCAGGAGATCAAGGAAAATTATTCTCTTGCATACCAGGCAGCCAGAATCGCAGCAAATGTGTTGTCTGATATATATAAAAGACCAATACCAGAAGATGAGATTGGATACTTTGCTCTGATCTTTCAGCTTGCGCTGGAAAAGCAGCAGTGTAAAAGACGTTCCAATATATTAATCATATGCAGTAGCGGAAAAGTCTCATCTCAGCTGTTAAAATACAAATATCAGAAGGAATTTGCCGAATATCTGGACAATATATGGGTTTGTGATGTGGCAGCCTTGGAAAGCTTTAATTTTTCCCAAATTGACTTTATTTTAACAACAGTTCCAATCACCAGAAAGATTCCGGTCCCCATTATTGAAATTGAACATTTCCTTGACGACGAGAACAAGCGTAAGGTGGCAGATACACTGACCCTCAATGATATTGAGCGTGCGATCTGCACTTATTATCGGCCGGAACGTTTTCTTCCACATATATCCGGAAATACAAAGCAAGAGGTTTTAGCCAATATATATAAGGTAATCCAGAGTCAGGAAAAGGTAGATGATGATTTCCTTGAATTAGTCATGGAAAGAGAACAGCTGATTCAAATGAATTATGGCACACAAATTGCGATTCCTCATCCCCTGCATATTGCTTCTGAACATTCCTTTGCTTACGTGGCTATTCTGCCAGAGCCTGTTTCCTGGAACGGCTCTCCTGTACAAGTAGTGCTTTTAATCTCTATTGGACGAACAGGGGATTCAGAGGAGATGCGGCGTCTGTTCTATGAAACAACAGCCCGCTTTTCTTTAAATAAAACAGCGGTAGAAGCTCTGATTGAATCGCCCTATTACAGTACCTTTATACAATTGCTAAAAAATAGATGA
- a CDS encoding BglG family transcription antiterminator: MTQKKIHEMLLLMKPGIFITAETLAAKLSVSEKTVRLALNDLKKAVMKHGAVILSKPHYGYSLKIQEPQCFEEYCNSLLCDLCIPNSQNERVDYLMAYLIFKQNYIKTEELCNFIYVSKTTLSKCLKSIEETLKQYHLSIERRPNYGIRISGNEFNKRQLIVNSFVKHCGFGGINISRQLQEIDSLAQKIYSLTSRYGIFLSEISLDNFVSYTYVAYKRMKSGNYLSLITPPPRLSAYRNYR; this comes from the coding sequence ATGACTCAGAAAAAAATACATGAGATGCTCCTGCTTATGAAGCCTGGAATATTTATAACAGCAGAAACTCTTGCTGCTAAGTTATCTGTAAGCGAAAAAACGGTTCGCCTTGCGCTTAATGATTTAAAAAAGGCTGTTATGAAGCATGGCGCTGTAATCCTCTCTAAACCGCATTATGGATATTCTTTGAAAATACAGGAGCCGCAGTGTTTTGAAGAATACTGTAATTCACTTCTTTGTGATTTATGCATTCCGAATAGTCAGAATGAGCGTGTTGACTATCTGATGGCGTACCTGATATTTAAACAGAATTATATAAAGACGGAAGAATTATGTAATTTTATTTATGTATCCAAAACAACTTTGTCCAAATGTCTGAAATCCATTGAAGAAACTTTGAAACAATATCACCTTTCAATCGAACGCAGACCGAACTATGGGATTAGGATTTCAGGAAATGAATTTAACAAGCGACAGTTAATCGTAAATTCTTTTGTAAAACATTGTGGCTTTGGGGGGATTAATATCAGCCGCCAGCTTCAGGAGATTGATTCTCTGGCTCAAAAAATTTACAGCCTGACCTCCAGATATGGTATTTTTCTATCTGAAATTTCGCTTGATAATTTTGTCAGCTATACCTATGTCGCCTATAAGAGAATGAAATCAGGAAACTATCTGTCATTAATCACCCCCCCCCCCAGATTGTCTGCATATAGAAATTACAGATAA
- a CDS encoding transposase, giving the protein MCQPFFKNEVDLHPHKIRYWLHSSEKTEAPESFARKVNEICGLYQSAQEQSREGAHIVSTDEMTGVQALEHKYPDKLPLPGQCAKMEFEYIRHGTTSLIGFFDVATGRMEMPYLNSTRTEEDFVEAVKALVGTDPQAPWTFICDGLNTHKSEALVRFVAEACALGVELGKKGKTGILKSMESRADFLHDPSHRIRFVYTPKHSSWMNQIEIWFGIINRKLLKRKSYLSIEELEASILRFIEQYNLTAHPFKWTYAGIPLVI; this is encoded by the coding sequence ATCTGTCAGCCGTTTTTTAAAAATGAGGTAGATTTACATCCCCACAAAATCCGTTACTGGCTTCATTCTTCGGAAAAGACGGAAGCCCCGGAATCTTTTGCGCGGAAAGTAAACGAAATCTGCGGCCTGTACCAGAGTGCCCAGGAACAAAGCCGGGAAGGTGCACACATTGTTTCCACGGATGAAATGACCGGGGTACAAGCGCTGGAACATAAATATCCTGACAAGCTCCCATTACCCGGCCAGTGCGCCAAAATGGAGTTTGAGTATATCCGCCATGGCACGACCAGCCTCATCGGGTTCTTTGATGTTGCAACGGGCCGTATGGAAATGCCGTATTTAAACTCCACACGCACAGAAGAGGATTTTGTGGAAGCCGTGAAAGCATTGGTAGGGACAGACCCGCAAGCCCCATGGACATTTATATGCGATGGCCTAAACACCCATAAATCGGAAGCCCTTGTCCGCTTTGTGGCAGAAGCCTGTGCCCTTGGCGTGGAACTGGGCAAAAAAGGGAAAACAGGGATCCTTAAAAGTATGGAAAGCCGAGCGGATTTCCTGCATGACCCTTCCCACCGGATCCGCTTTGTCTATACTCCGAAACACAGTTCCTGGATGAACCAGATTGAGATATGGTTTGGCATCATTAACCGGAAGCTGCTGAAGCGGAAAAGCTACCTATCAATAGAAGAACTGGAAGCAAGCATCCTGCGCTTTATTGAACAATACAATCTTACAGCACACCCATTTAAGTGGACATATGCCGGGATACCATTAGTAATTTAA
- a CDS encoding helix-turn-helix domain-containing protein, whose translation MRRKTIDTIPVLSDAMKNILSAFSKSRSLPSGLVKRASIVLLASQGELNQNIAPQVGLHYNNVATWRSRFLAALPALRRIEMDDPKKLEDEIRAVLSDKKRPGAPSVFTPDQIMRIIDLACSSPNDFGYEVSQWSLPLLVAEIKKQGIAEQISEKSVSRFLKMR comes from the coding sequence ATGCGAAGGAAAACAATTGATACTATCCCGGTTTTATCTGATGCCATGAAAAACATATTATCTGCTTTTTCAAAAAGCCGCTCCCTTCCGTCAGGACTGGTCAAAAGAGCCAGCATTGTCCTGCTTGCGTCACAGGGGGAACTCAACCAGAATATTGCACCACAGGTCGGGCTTCATTATAATAATGTTGCCACCTGGCGCAGTCGGTTCCTCGCGGCGCTCCCAGCCTTGCGGAGGATTGAAATGGACGACCCGAAAAAGCTTGAAGATGAGATACGGGCAGTCCTGTCCGATAAAAAACGCCCCGGTGCCCCGTCTGTTTTTACGCCGGACCAGATCATGCGGATCATCGACCTTGCCTGCAGCAGCCCAAATGATTTTGGGTACGAAGTAAGCCAGTGGAGTCTCCCGCTGTTAGTGGCAGAAATTAAAAAGCAGGGGATCGCTGAACAGATTTCTGAGAAATCTGTCAGCCGTTTTTTAAAAATGAGGTAG
- a CDS encoding phosphotransferase → MAKQLISSSETKSVYRDGSTAIKEFCEDFPKAEVLNEALCNARVETIEALNVPKVLGVSVIDGKWSITREFVEGKTLQQLMEENPDKTGEYLEQMVDLHLLIFAQACPLLNKLKEKTIRALKSEEQLDENLRYELLTRLDGMPKHTKLCHGDFCPSNIIVGDDGKWYLVDWVHASQGNASADVARTYLLLSLKDKKTADMYMDLFCVKTGTEKRYVQGWLPIVAAAQLAYKRPEEKELLESWINVFDYQ, encoded by the coding sequence ATGGCAAAACAATTAATTTCCAGTAGCGAAACAAAATCCGTATACCGTGACGGAAGCACTGCCATCAAGGAATTCTGCGAAGACTTCCCAAAAGCCGAGGTTCTGAATGAAGCCCTGTGCAACGCACGTGTGGAAACCATTGAAGCCCTGAATGTTCCTAAGGTTCTGGGGGTATCTGTAATCGATGGCAAATGGTCTATTACCAGGGAATTTGTGGAGGGCAAGACCCTTCAGCAGCTGATGGAAGAAAATCCTGACAAGACAGGGGAGTATCTGGAGCAGATGGTTGATTTACACCTGTTGATTTTTGCCCAGGCCTGCCCACTGTTAAACAAGCTGAAGGAAAAGACCATCCGCGCCCTTAAATCCGAGGAACAGCTGGATGAAAACCTGCGCTACGAGCTGCTTACAAGGCTGGACGGCATGCCAAAGCACACCAAGCTGTGCCACGGCGATTTCTGCCCTTCCAATATCATCGTAGGCGACGACGGCAAATGGTATCTGGTTGACTGGGTACATGCTTCCCAGGGCAACGCAAGTGCCGATGTGGCCAGAACCTATCTGCTTCTGAGCCTGAAGGATAAGAAGACAGCTGATATGTACATGGATCTGTTCTGTGTTAAAACGGGCACAGAAAAGCGCTATGTACAGGGCTGGCTCCCCATCGTGGCAGCTGCCCAGCTGGCTTACAAACGTCCCGAGGAAAAGGAACTGCTGGAAAGCTGGATTAACGTATTTGATTATCAGTAA
- the glgB gene encoding 1,4-alpha-glucan branching protein GlgB, with protein MVAKKRIAASSKKKASATGFISDLDCYLFGAGTHYDIYQKLGAHPKTYKGKEGIYFAVWAPHAKEVHLVGDFNNWNPEANPMERISESGIWEIFNPDMKLGELYKFAITTQSGRILYKADPFAFSAEYRPGTASVTADIQGFSWTDSAWIEKRTQADVQKLPMSIYEVHLGSWRKRDRPEKDGFYTYTEAAHELAAYVKEMGYTHVELMGIAEHPFDGSWGYQVTGYFAPTSRYGTPAEFMYFVNYLHKNGIGVILDWVPAHFPKDAHGLADFDGEPLFEYADPRKGEHPDWGTKVFDYGKNEVKDFLISNALYWVEQYHVDGLRVDAVASMLYLDYGRQEGQWVPNIHGGNQNLEAIEFFKHLNTVVQGRNHGALVIAEESTAWPKVTEHPEQDGLGFTFKWNMGWMHDFLEYMKLDPYFRKYNHHRMTFGLTYFTSENYILVLSHDEVVHLKCSMINKMPGLGKDKFSNLKAGYTFMMGHPGKKLLFMGQDFGQLHEWDEKVSLDWYLTDEDDHRELQNYVKDLLHLYKRYPSLYRQDNDWNGFQWINANDGDRSIFSFIRRDETGKKNLMFIISFTPVERPDYRVGVPKRGRYTLLLDNHGAYKAAEAPCFSSSKSECDGQPYSFSYPLPAYGTAIFRF; from the coding sequence ATGGTAGCTAAAAAACGCATTGCAGCATCTTCAAAGAAAAAGGCTTCTGCCACAGGCTTCATATCTGACCTGGACTGCTATCTGTTCGGGGCAGGCACACACTATGATATTTACCAGAAATTAGGGGCGCATCCCAAGACATACAAGGGAAAGGAAGGCATCTACTTCGCTGTTTGGGCCCCCCATGCAAAAGAGGTCCATCTGGTAGGTGATTTTAACAACTGGAATCCGGAGGCCAACCCCATGGAACGCATCTCCGAATCCGGCATCTGGGAGATTTTCAATCCGGACATGAAGCTGGGAGAGCTCTATAAATTTGCCATTACCACCCAGTCCGGCAGGATTCTCTACAAGGCAGATCCCTTTGCCTTCAGCGCGGAATACCGTCCGGGCACAGCCTCTGTCACAGCCGATATCCAGGGCTTTTCCTGGACTGACAGCGCATGGATTGAAAAAAGGACCCAGGCGGATGTACAGAAGCTGCCCATGAGCATTTACGAAGTGCATCTGGGTTCGTGGCGCAAACGGGACAGGCCTGAAAAGGACGGCTTTTATACATACACAGAGGCTGCCCATGAACTGGCAGCTTATGTAAAGGAGATGGGCTATACCCATGTGGAGCTTATGGGCATTGCAGAACACCCCTTCGACGGCTCCTGGGGATATCAGGTTACGGGGTACTTTGCTCCCACCTCCCGCTATGGCACACCGGCGGAGTTCATGTATTTTGTCAACTACCTGCATAAGAACGGCATAGGCGTCATACTGGACTGGGTTCCGGCCCACTTCCCCAAGGATGCCCATGGCCTGGCTGACTTTGACGGCGAACCCCTTTTTGAATATGCGGACCCCAGGAAGGGGGAACACCCGGACTGGGGCACCAAGGTATTTGATTACGGCAAGAACGAGGTCAAGGACTTCCTCATCAGCAATGCACTCTACTGGGTGGAGCAGTACCATGTGGACGGCCTCAGGGTGGACGCTGTGGCGTCCATGCTGTACCTGGATTACGGACGTCAGGAGGGCCAGTGGGTCCCCAACATACATGGCGGCAACCAGAACCTGGAAGCCATAGAGTTCTTCAAGCACCTGAACACAGTGGTCCAGGGGCGCAACCACGGAGCCCTTGTCATCGCTGAGGAATCCACCGCCTGGCCAAAGGTGACGGAGCATCCCGAACAGGACGGACTGGGCTTTACCTTCAAGTGGAACATGGGGTGGATGCATGATTTCCTGGAATACATGAAGTTAGACCCCTATTTCCGCAAGTATAACCATCACCGCATGACCTTCGGACTCACCTATTTTACAAGTGAGAACTATATCCTGGTCCTTTCCCACGATGAGGTGGTTCACCTGAAATGCTCCATGATTAACAAAATGCCCGGCCTTGGCAAGGACAAGTTTTCCAATCTGAAGGCCGGTTACACCTTCATGATGGGCCATCCCGGCAAGAAGCTCCTGTTCATGGGTCAGGATTTCGGCCAGCTCCATGAATGGGATGAAAAGGTTTCCCTGGACTGGTATCTCACGGACGAGGATGACCACAGAGAGCTTCAGAACTATGTGAAGGACCTGCTCCATCTGTACAAAAGGTATCCTTCCCTTTACCGCCAGGACAATGACTGGAACGGTTTCCAGTGGATTAATGCCAATGACGGCGACAGAAGTATCTTCAGCTTCATCCGGCGGGATGAGACGGGTAAGAAAAACCTGATGTTCATTATAAGCTTTACTCCGGTGGAGAGACCGGATTACCGGGTAGGTGTTCCAAAGCGCGGCAGGTACACCCTGCTCCTGGATAATCACGGCGCTTATAAGGCAGCAGAAGCTCCGTGCTTCTCATCCTCTAAAAGCGAATGCGACGGACAGCCCTACTCCTTCTCCTATCCTCTTCCTGCATACGGAACAGCCATCTTCCGTTTTTAA
- a CDS encoding alpha-amylase family glycosyl hydrolase yields MSTWYERGVFYHMYPLGMTGAPKHNDATEVTNRFKELDKWIPHIRSLGCSAIYIGPVFESASHGYDTRDYKLVDRRLGDNDSFRNFVAQCHQEGIKVVVDGVFNHTGREFFAFKDIQEKRRDSPYKDWYKGVNFDWQSPCGDSFGYEAWQGHFELPCLNLFNPDVRSYLFDVIRFWIDEFDIDGIRLDCANVLDFNFMKEMRSQTETMKEDFWLMGEVIHGDYSRWVNSEMLHSVTNYELHKSLYSGFNDHNFFEIAHNVRRLEAIGRQLYTFVDNHDEDRIATKLKLREHLFPIYLCLFTLPGIPSVYYGGEWGIEGKRTNTSDEALRPAISIDQEGELHCELTDLIAQLGQIHRRQEALHTGRYQELLLTNRQYAFARHGEDSVIIAAVNNDDEPASLAIPVPIQASEAVNLLEPGDRLPISDGKVHIKLKGNWGAVLKLKGEN; encoded by the coding sequence ATGAGCACCTGGTATGAACGGGGAGTGTTCTATCACATGTATCCCCTGGGGATGACTGGCGCCCCCAAACACAATGATGCAACCGAAGTAACCAACCGTTTTAAAGAATTAGACAAGTGGATTCCCCACATCCGCTCCCTGGGCTGCAGCGCCATCTACATAGGCCCGGTTTTTGAATCCGCCAGCCATGGATACGATACCAGAGATTATAAGCTGGTGGACCGGCGTCTGGGCGATAATGATTCTTTCAGAAATTTTGTGGCCCAATGCCACCAGGAGGGCATAAAGGTAGTAGTGGACGGCGTGTTCAATCACACGGGACGTGAATTTTTTGCCTTTAAGGACATACAGGAAAAGCGCCGGGATTCCCCCTATAAGGACTGGTATAAGGGGGTGAACTTTGACTGGCAGAGCCCCTGCGGCGATTCCTTTGGATACGAAGCCTGGCAGGGACATTTTGAACTGCCCTGCCTGAACCTCTTTAACCCGGATGTAAGGTCCTATCTCTTTGACGTCATCCGGTTTTGGATTGATGAGTTTGACATTGACGGAATACGCCTGGACTGCGCCAATGTGCTGGACTTCAACTTCATGAAGGAAATGCGCAGCCAGACAGAGACCATGAAGGAAGATTTCTGGCTCATGGGCGAGGTGATTCACGGGGACTACAGCCGCTGGGTTAACAGTGAGATGCTCCACTCCGTCACCAATTACGAACTTCACAAAAGCCTTTACTCCGGCTTCAATGATCACAACTTCTTTGAAATTGCCCACAACGTAAGACGGCTGGAGGCCATCGGACGCCAGCTTTACACCTTTGTGGACAATCATGACGAGGACAGGATTGCCACAAAGCTTAAGCTCAGGGAGCACCTGTTTCCCATATACCTCTGTCTCTTCACACTGCCCGGCATCCCATCCGTCTATTACGGCGGCGAATGGGGCATTGAGGGAAAACGCACCAACACCAGCGATGAGGCGCTGCGTCCCGCCATCTCCATAGACCAGGAAGGTGAACTTCACTGTGAGCTTACGGACCTGATTGCACAGCTGGGACAGATTCACAGGCGGCAGGAGGCGCTTCACACGGGCCGTTACCAGGAACTGCTGCTGACCAACCGCCAGTATGCATTTGCCAGACACGGTGAGGACTCTGTCATTATCGCCGCGGTAAACAATGACGATGAGCCGGCCTCGCTGGCCATCCCTGTTCCGATTCAGGCCAGCGAGGCAGTCAATCTTCTGGAACCCGGAGACCGCCTCCCCATTTCAGACGGGAAGGTCCACATAAAATTAAAGGGCAACTGGGGAGCTGTCCTGAAACTCAAGGGAGAGAACTGA
- a CDS encoding YaaL family protein — protein MHKMAFSRYTTSINIWEMKHMFDIMKAVRETAAARSAVTRARRPRPELIRLRVEIERTKCAIEAARNHFEQAVDPTLIDCYIYELNAAQLRYQFLLRKFKSQED, from the coding sequence ATGCATAAGATGGCATTTTCCAGATATACTACTTCTATCAATATCTGGGAGATGAAGCATATGTTTGACATCATGAAAGCAGTCAGGGAGACTGCCGCCGCCAGGTCCGCAGTGACCAGGGCGCGGCGTCCCAGACCTGAACTCATCCGCCTGCGCGTGGAAATCGAACGCACAAAATGTGCCATCGAAGCCGCCAGGAACCACTTTGAGCAGGCCGTGGACCCTACCCTGATAGACTGCTATATCTACGAACTGAACGCGGCCCAGCTGCGCTACCAGTTCCTGCTGCGTAAATTTAAAAGCCAGGAGGATTAG
- a CDS encoding ArsR/SmtB family transcription factor: MTTAQELQKRFHACMPLFIALGDEMRLSIIEVLTEEALDSRQTPGPIHFEQYGLNVNEITRRTSLSRPAISHHLKILKEAGIVGVRQEGTANYYYLTLRESNRRLMELGYRLEEFLY; encoded by the coding sequence ATGACAACTGCCCAGGAATTACAGAAACGTTTTCATGCCTGTATGCCGCTGTTCATTGCCCTGGGCGATGAGATGCGTCTGTCCATCATAGAGGTACTGACAGAGGAAGCCCTTGACAGCAGGCAGACACCTGGCCCCATCCATTTCGAGCAATACGGTCTCAATGTAAACGAAATCACCAGACGGACCAGCCTTTCCCGCCCGGCCATATCCCATCATCTCAAGATACTAAAGGAGGCGGGCATCGTAGGCGTACGCCAGGAAGGAACGGCCAATTATTATTACCTTACCCTGAGGGAATCCAACCGCCGGCTGATGGAACTGGGTTACAGACTGGAAGAATTCCTGTATTGA
- a CDS encoding prepilin peptidase has translation MSYALYGMMAYCAFMDIRYYRIPNRALEAVAAAGLAVSAEACVSGAGSVGFWAAAAEGVVVFIMGLVLAAAAGFPFFLLRMVGAGDIKFMALVAGCFGLERGFWSVVIGLCLGAVLALGKMLREGSVCQRFLYLTAYIRRLIQSKEIEAYYCPERDGYKCVIPLGACFFAGTLITVLWKG, from the coding sequence ATGTCATATGCATTGTATGGCATGATGGCCTATTGCGCCTTTATGGATATCAGGTATTACCGGATACCTAACAGGGCCCTGGAGGCCGTGGCGGCGGCAGGACTGGCTGTTTCGGCGGAGGCCTGCGTGTCCGGAGCGGGAAGCGTTGGCTTTTGGGCAGCCGCGGCTGAAGGCGTTGTTGTTTTTATAATGGGGCTGGTGTTGGCGGCTGCAGCCGGTTTCCCGTTTTTCCTGCTGCGGATGGTGGGAGCCGGGGATATTAAATTCATGGCCCTTGTGGCAGGCTGTTTTGGCTTGGAAAGAGGATTTTGGTCCGTAGTGATTGGCTTGTGTCTGGGAGCTGTTCTGGCTCTCGGAAAGATGCTGCGAGAGGGCAGCGTTTGTCAGAGATTCTTGTATTTGACTGCCTATATCAGGCGTTTGATTCAGAGTAAAGAAATAGAGGCGTATTACTGCCCGGAGCGGGATGGATATAAGTGCGTAATTCCATTGGGAGCCTGTTTTTTTGCGGGGACTCTTATTACAGTGTTGTGGAAGGGATGA